Proteins encoded by one window of Aminivibrio sp.:
- a CDS encoding putative quinol monooxygenase: MIIVSASFTAKPGMRDAIAEISRKAIELTRQEKGNISYTLFKSSDDDVTMMYFEEWESLDDLRAHLKTDHIREAREAREDMLDGPVRVRVFDSKEVDL; this comes from the coding sequence GTGATTATCGTTTCAGCATCTTTTACTGCAAAACCCGGAATGAGAGATGCCATAGCGGAGATTTCCCGCAAGGCCATCGAGCTCACGAGACAGGAAAAGGGGAACATCAGCTATACCCTCTTCAAAAGCAGCGATGACGACGTCACCATGATGTATTTCGAGGAGTGGGAGAGCCTGGACGACCTGCGGGCCCACCTGAAGACGGACCATATCCGCGAGGCCAGGGAGGCCAGGGAGGATATGCTGGACGGCCCGGTTCGGGTTCGCGTGTTCGATTCGAAGGAAGTGGATCTTTAG
- a CDS encoding IclR family transcriptional regulator: MKGKAKEDGASALKKGLSVLSCFSWQKSRRTLTEIARELNLPLSTAARLTRALEEEGFLERDKKNKLFSLGFQCYLLGAIAKKTGELRTMALPYMEDLRKKFNETVNLYVREGDSRVCLEQVESTLNLKRSAKLGDRFPLWAGASGRCFLAFMAEEEVYRILDEAESLTPNTILDRKVVLEKNSELRRRGYSLSFSEREQGVSSVAVPIFDASPQPAACMTLSGPTARFTEEMIRELIPALKRTCLELSLRLGAEHRSVSFLETDV, translated from the coding sequence ATGAAGGGGAAAGCGAAAGAGGACGGGGCGTCGGCCCTGAAAAAAGGACTGTCGGTTCTTTCCTGTTTTTCCTGGCAGAAAAGCAGGAGGACCCTGACGGAAATCGCCCGGGAGCTGAACCTTCCCCTGTCCACAGCCGCGCGCCTGACGCGGGCTCTCGAGGAGGAGGGCTTTCTGGAACGGGATAAAAAAAACAAGCTGTTCAGTCTCGGCTTTCAGTGCTATCTCCTGGGGGCGATAGCGAAAAAAACGGGCGAGCTGAGAACCATGGCCCTCCCGTACATGGAAGATCTCAGGAAAAAATTCAACGAAACGGTAAATCTCTATGTCCGGGAGGGAGATTCCCGGGTGTGCCTGGAACAGGTGGAGAGTACCCTGAACCTGAAGCGGTCGGCAAAGCTCGGGGACCGTTTCCCTCTCTGGGCCGGAGCCTCCGGCCGCTGTTTTCTCGCGTTCATGGCCGAAGAAGAGGTGTACCGGATTCTGGACGAGGCGGAATCCCTGACGCCGAACACGATTCTAGACAGGAAGGTGGTCCTGGAGAAAAACAGCGAACTCAGGAGGCGGGGATACAGCCTGAGCTTTTCGGAACGGGAGCAGGGGGTATCGTCGGTGGCGGTCCCTATTTTTGACGCGTCCCCGCAGCCTGCCGCGTGCATGACCCTTTCGGGCCCGACGGCCCGTTTCACGGAAGAAATGATCCGGGAGCTCATTCCCGCTCTGAAGAGGACATGCCTGGAACTCTCCCTGAGACTCGGGGCTGAACACCGGTCCGTTTCGTTTCTGGAAACGGACGTGTAG
- a CDS encoding FAD-dependent oxidoreductase: MKTGNYDVVVVGGGLAGLVAAIESANRGLGVLLVCKSRAGKSGNTLVSGAALSVLNTGAKSGDSAGLLERDLLSSGCGINDPRLCRTFAKESAAAVGMLKEYGAAFKEPGGIPMVKQPPGHSVPRLFPSEYREYPYMNRGLALTLPLVDRAEKLGVAVMNDTAALRILTRQNSVCGLLAWDRRSGEVLHFRTGVVILAAGGGAGLYSMNNNTADVSCDSFGLAYEAGAALRDMEMVQFYPTMMYEPARIPISNPLFGDGAVLRNVDGEEFLFRYSPKGNHATRDLMARAVKREIDEGRGNPRYVFADCSGIPGEVLKLRYGELSAILSRYGLSLEKDLLQIAPSAHFYLGGVVIDRACATSVEGLFACGEAAGGLHGANRLAGVALAEAAVFGNIAGKSAAEYFKKQPPLPLSGMPGEVPDRGMAVSLPGLAAGLREAMWSFASIVRSEVSLKKAAGEIDEVSRELEAGGAGNAEDPARYFALRSMVLTARMLVECSLYRKETRGAFCREEYPDSSREYAGSFVVQKTDTGAMGVSFLPNWS; this comes from the coding sequence ATGAAAACCGGAAATTACGATGTGGTCGTCGTCGGCGGAGGTCTGGCCGGGCTTGTCGCCGCCATCGAGTCGGCAAACAGGGGGCTCGGCGTTCTCCTGGTCTGCAAAAGCAGGGCGGGGAAGAGCGGCAATACCCTCGTCTCCGGCGCCGCCCTTTCAGTGCTGAATACCGGCGCGAAATCAGGAGATTCCGCGGGCCTGCTGGAGCGGGATCTCCTTTCCTCAGGGTGTGGAATAAACGACCCCCGGCTTTGCCGCACCTTTGCGAAAGAATCGGCTGCCGCGGTCGGCATGCTGAAGGAATACGGCGCGGCATTCAAGGAACCGGGGGGGATTCCAATGGTGAAGCAGCCTCCGGGACACAGCGTTCCCCGCCTGTTTCCGTCAGAATACCGGGAGTACCCCTATATGAACCGGGGCCTCGCGCTGACGCTCCCTCTCGTTGACAGGGCGGAGAAGCTCGGGGTGGCCGTCATGAACGATACCGCGGCCCTCAGGATCCTCACCCGTCAAAATTCCGTCTGCGGGCTTCTGGCATGGGACAGGCGCTCGGGAGAGGTTCTTCACTTCCGAACGGGAGTCGTCATCCTGGCTGCCGGCGGGGGGGCGGGGCTCTATTCCATGAACAACAACACGGCGGATGTGTCCTGCGATTCCTTCGGCCTGGCCTACGAGGCGGGGGCCGCGCTCCGGGACATGGAAATGGTGCAGTTTTACCCCACCATGATGTACGAACCGGCCAGAATCCCCATTTCAAACCCCCTCTTCGGCGACGGCGCAGTGCTCCGGAATGTTGACGGCGAAGAGTTTCTCTTCCGCTACAGCCCGAAGGGCAATCATGCCACCAGGGATCTCATGGCCAGGGCGGTGAAGCGGGAGATCGACGAAGGAAGGGGAAATCCCCGGTATGTTTTCGCGGACTGCTCCGGAATTCCCGGAGAGGTGCTGAAGCTCAGGTACGGCGAGCTTTCGGCCATTCTCTCAAGGTATGGCCTGAGCCTGGAGAAAGACCTGCTCCAGATCGCGCCCTCGGCCCATTTCTACCTGGGGGGCGTCGTGATCGACAGGGCGTGCGCCACTTCCGTGGAGGGGCTTTTTGCCTGCGGCGAGGCAGCGGGAGGACTTCACGGGGCGAACCGCCTCGCCGGCGTCGCCCTGGCCGAAGCGGCAGTATTCGGCAATATCGCAGGGAAATCGGCTGCGGAGTATTTCAAAAAGCAGCCCCCTCTTCCTTTGTCCGGCATGCCCGGAGAGGTGCCGGACCGGGGGATGGCCGTGTCTCTTCCCGGCCTGGCGGCGGGGCTCCGGGAGGCCATGTGGAGCTTTGCCTCCATTGTCCGCAGCGAGGTCTCCCTGAAAAAGGCTGCCGGGGAAATTGATGAGGTCTCACGGGAGCTCGAGGCGGGAGGGGCGGGAAACGCAGAAGACCCTGCCCGGTATTTCGCCCTCCGGTCCATGGTTTTGACGGCACGGATGCTGGTGGAGTGCAGCCTTTATCGGAAGGAAACCAGGGGGGCATTCTGCCGCGAGGAGTACCCGGACAGTTCCCGGGAATACGCGGGATCTTTCGTTGTTCAGAAAACGGACACCGGAGCCATGGGGGTCAGCTTCCTACCCAACTGGTCATGA
- a CDS encoding oxaloacetate decarboxylase has translation MKKSAVLRQMLQERKAVPVPGAHDAISAKLIEKTGFKAVQVSGFGLAASLLGLPDMAFISFTEVLEFTRNIVDAVNIPVMADADTGYGNAINAMRVTEKFIKAGAAGMNIEDQVFPKRCGHIEGKTVIPLEEMVLKVRACAKVRDQLDPDFIINARTDAIAVSGVDEAIRRGNAYIEAGADMIFVEAPRTAEEIEKAVKGIKGLVSINLFDNIEGGKTPLLSVEELAAMGVARISIPVGTTFAAARGVLNYLEAIKGGRLAPERKDLVFSFNEFKDLVGVPEFRELEKEFLPTFVE, from the coding sequence ATGAAAAAATCCGCAGTGCTTCGCCAGATGCTTCAGGAACGAAAAGCAGTCCCGGTGCCCGGCGCCCATGACGCCATCTCCGCAAAACTCATCGAAAAAACCGGCTTCAAGGCTGTCCAGGTGAGCGGTTTCGGTCTTGCGGCCTCCCTCCTCGGACTTCCCGACATGGCGTTCATCTCCTTTACCGAAGTTCTCGAATTTACCCGTAATATCGTGGATGCCGTCAATATACCTGTCATGGCCGACGCGGATACTGGATACGGCAATGCCATCAACGCCATGCGGGTCACTGAAAAGTTCATCAAGGCAGGTGCCGCGGGGATGAATATCGAGGACCAGGTTTTCCCCAAACGGTGCGGTCACATCGAGGGAAAAACAGTCATTCCCCTGGAGGAAATGGTGCTCAAGGTGAGGGCCTGCGCGAAGGTCCGGGATCAGCTCGACCCCGATTTCATCATCAACGCCAGGACAGACGCCATCGCCGTTTCCGGTGTCGACGAGGCCATCCGCAGGGGAAACGCCTATATCGAAGCCGGGGCGGACATGATCTTCGTGGAGGCTCCCCGCACGGCGGAGGAGATCGAGAAGGCGGTCAAGGGTATCAAGGGACTGGTGAGCATCAACCTCTTCGACAACATCGAGGGCGGCAAGACACCCCTCCTGTCCGTGGAAGAACTGGCGGCCATGGGAGTGGCCCGCATCAGCATCCCGGTCGGTACGACCTTCGCGGCAGCCCGGGGAGTGCTCAATTACCTCGAGGCCATCAAGGGAGGCCGCCTCGCTCCCGAGAGAAAGGATCTTGTCTTCTCCTTCAATGAATTCAAGGACCTCGTGGGGGTGCCGGAATTCAGGGAGCTGGAGAAGGAATTTCTCCCCACCTTCGTCGAGTAG